The DNA region CAAtatcagttcagcagcagaagtaaacatacacacattactagcaaaaATATTAACTAGTAAGCACATAGTAAACACACATGCACTTGTGCTCAGAACACACCACCTCCCCCTTCAGCTAGCACTAGTTTGCTTTACACAGATAGAACACTTCCTCATCTAACATCATCTCCAACATCATCTGTAACATACAAAACACTTTCCCATTTAACATCATCTTCCCTTTTTTAtccaaaagagaccaaagagacaaaataaatgtctattcagTCAACCAATCAGAATGTCAAAAGTTAAGTGTTACAGAGCCAAGTACATACACAACTTTAAACAAGCTGAGATACAATCCAACAAATCAAACCAGAATATCCAGAAAAATACACATCAAAGCAGCAGAACATAACTGCAAAAAAAAATAGAACATCCATCAACACAGCAAAAAAAACATCATCACATGAATGGGGGCCAACTTCAAAAGAGCTAATCAGAGAAGCTTGAGCTTACAGCTTTATCAGCATCAGAAACAGAATTGCCACTTGTCTCATCTTTAgttgcagacctctcactagaggtttgggcttcaACTTTCTTAGCCTTTTCAATATTCTCACCTTCAGGTTGACCCAAGCTTGCAATCAGGGCTTCCAACGATTCTTTCCTAGCCGTTGCTACCCTTATTCCTGCACCCAGCTCTTTACACACTTCCTTCAGCTCAGCAATAAGGCCACCTTTGGAGGCTGGCTTTTtcacatcagatgtcatgacaatgtcttcgacatgactACCTTCAAACAGTTTATAGTGTACTGATAgagcaggttttcttctacttggTAGGTCATTGGTACTCAGAATCCTAGGGTGTTgactcaggataatcccacaaatcattgagggaaaggctataggcagctttactgcattagtaGAAGCATGCTTGACAATTTTTTCAAACATAAATCTATCATAATCAAATTTaagcttggttccaacagcaaCGATAAATCTTCCAAGGGTATTTGAAATTGTGGAAATatggttggtaggcacccaatttgcagatcctattttatgcaatatgGCATACTTAGCAGTCAGCTTCCcagcaggaagatgctttttactaggccactccttcacctgccttgctgtaatttctctacacacctcattgtctgtagcttCCAATTCACATGCACCCTTTATACCTCTTCCCAGAAACTTGTTAATGACAGTGGGAGAAAATGTGACACACTTACCTCTCACAAAAACTTTGCAAAATTCCTtgttgtttttatcagcaatatcttcaggaatgttgacaatgaattccttaaccAATCCCTCATAGCACTGAGATAACCCTGCCACAATCTTCATTAATCTAGCATTCTTAATAGTTCCATGACCTCTTTAACTTCAACAACATCCTTTCCTAACTCTCTATCTACATCCACCCTTCTTTGAatcacaaacttccatttggcagctccatcttcaagatggaaagagatattGTCCAAATGCACAACAGCAACTTCCACAAGGGACTTCCTCACAGTTGTCCTCTTCacaggggagatgtcagggacatcttccttAACATCTTCGTCAGACTCAGAAACTTCTCTCATGTTCCTCTTCTTCAcatcaactttgctccaagatttggaaGGACCTACACCAACAGTCTTCTTAGCTGTTTTagctgacatcatttcagccacagatCTACCTTTTCTAGTCTTCATCCGCTTATCCACATTAggctttaagtgatgaagtaagctatcatcttgatcatcagacatcatcctctaggtcaatcacatTGTTTGCAGAATCATGCTTCTCAGAATGTGAAGCATTGGCAGTTGTAGATGCCACAAATTTTTTACCAGACACAGTTTTCCCTAGAGAGCATAAACCTTCAGCAGCCATATCCTTCTCAGATCTAGAGGAATCTTCATCCTTCTCACTATTAggttcaacctcaggagaggggtacaTTCTAGACAGATGAGTAGAGACTCCCTTCACAGAATAtccttcattaaggattctagtgactaggtttcttatgacacgatcagtgtggtGCATATCTTCCTTAGAACTAGTGCCATGAGTAGAGCTAGAAGGGATACTAGAGCTGTTACCTTGAGTGGGGCATGCAGAAGCAGATGCATCCATGGGATGATTTGAGTCAAGGGCTTTGCCTGGAATAACAGATAGAGGAACCACATCCAAAATTTCATCATCGAGAAATTCCATGGAAGGAGTGCTATCCTTGTGAGTAGGCTTAGTAGTTTTTGAACTAGATGAAGTTTGTTGTTGTGACATCTTGTCGTTTTCTTGGAAAGATTTCAGTTTCCCTAGTAGAGGAGTTTGAGGAAGGAGAAGGGagttggaaatgtttgagtaggtagtaaggttgcgtgtgaaaaggtaatagatggtatttccaatactatgtgatgatttaccataaagggggcgctttattttaagtaagcagacaataatttgattaccttttccactccatattaattgctacaaattttcataaatacaaatccctaatttccctcttagaaattcaaattaatttgcatccaaggcctttgtaaaaatatcagctaactacatctcagtagcaacatgctctagggctacaattttatcctccacgagttctctaataaaatgttgatggatatcaatatgttttatcctgctgtgctgaataggattcttagaaatgtttatagcacttaggttgtcacagtacaatgtcatgacatcttgcgtgacattgtattcagtcagtatctgtttcatccacaccagttgagagcaactacttccagctgctatgtattcagcttcagtagtGGACAGAGACgcacaattttgtttcttactaaaccatgttattaagttgttccccaagaagaagcatcctcctgatgtgcttttcctatcatcagcatTTCCAGCCCAACCAACATCACAATATCCAATCAACAaagatccagatccatgagtgtataacatcccatagtcactagtgccattgacatatttcaggatccttttcacttggtttatgtgactcacctttggttcagcttgatatcgagcacatacacctacagcaaaagcaatgtcaggtctgcttgttgtAAGATATAacagactccctatcatgcttctgtagagactttgatccatactgacaccattttcatctttagacactttcagatgagtaggagcaggtgtctTTTTGTGGCTTacattctccatgccaaacttcttaacaataattttggcatatttgctttgagatagaaagatagaatcttccatctgcttgacttgtagcccaagaaaataggttagttctccaacaaggcacatttcaaattcagattgcatttgtttaacaaaatgttgaaccatcttatttgacatcccaccaaacacaatatcatccacatatatctgagccaccatgagttttcctccttcatttttgaTAAATAAGGccttatcaatgcctcccttcttgtatccattgtcaatgagaaacactgtgagtctatcataccaagctctaggagcttgtttcaacgcatagagggctttcctcaacttatacacatgctttggaaggTTTGGGTttgtaaaccctttaggttgttaaacatacacttcctcatttaagtaaccatttaagaaggcacttttcacatccatttggaacagtttaaacttcagaatacatgccactccaagcagtaatctaatggactccaggcgagctacaagggcaaatgtttcatcaaagtcaactccttcaacttgagtgtatccttgtgctaccagtcttgctttatttttagtaaccaccccttgttcatcagatttattcttgtaaacccactttgttccaataacatttattccttcaggtcttggaaccaattctcatacttcatttctcttgaattgtcctaactcttcctgcatggcattgatccagaattcatcagttaaggcttctttgacattcttgggctcaatcatggacacaaaacaggcatgtgagatcacttcccttgatctagtggtgacccctttatttgggtctcctataataAGATATTTcggatgatccttctgaattctgattAAGGGTCCCTTACTAATtttatcagcttcaggttcagcttgagtggattcactctcattacttttgtccaGGAGATCAGCCGGGGCATCACTCAGagatgtttcaacatcgtctgtgacatcagtctctttatcatcaacaacaacattaatagattccatcataacttttgttATGGAATTAAAAACCCTAAATGCTCTGTTGTTTTTTGAGtaacccagaaatattccttcatcactcttggggtccattttccttctttgttcacgatcagtcaggatgtaacatttactaccaaacacatggaagtatttgacagtaggtcttcttcctttccagacttcatataaagtagttggggtccctttcttcaaggttactctgttaTGGACATAacaggttgtgttcatagcttcagcccagaagtcgtaaggcaacttcttagcatgaatcatagctctggcagattcttggagagttctatttttcctttctaccacaccattttgctgaggggtaatgggagatgagaactcatgactaattccttcagatgaacagaatccaacaaatttactgttctcaaattctttcccatgatcacttctgattctgataacctgactttctttttctctttgaagtcttaggcaaagatctttgaacacctcaaatacatcagatttttcccttaaaaaatttacccaggtatatctggagaagtcgtccaccaTCACATAAGtataccttttcccaccaagactttccatttgtataggtcccatcaagtccatgtggagaagttccaacactctagatgtggtgtcatgtttgatcttctgatgtgacatctttgtctgctttccaatctgacactcaccacaaactcttccttcatcaatctttaattttgggattcctttgacagcttcaacaaatataatcctcttcattcctttaagatgcagatggcccagtttttgatgccatagttaGACTTCTTCTTTTTtagctagagtacacattgatgaataaccagtttcttgagaatACTACGTATAGAAGTTatccttagacctgactcctttcattaccacctcatttttttcattagtaatcaaacattcagtttttgtgaagttccCATTTAGACCTTGGTCATACAGTTGATTGATGCTGATCAGGTTTGtagtcaatcctttaacaagtaccacattatcaaggttagggactccagggcagttcagctttccaatccccttgatttcaccctttgctctATCACAAAAAGTCACATAGCCGGTGGCATGAGGTTGAAGGTTAATTAGCATGTTTTTGCTTCCaatcatgtgtctggagcatccactgtcaaaataccagtcttctttggctgaaactctgaaggaagtgtgagctatcaagttagtagcaccagccctaggaacccactattttctgttaacagggatgtggtgtttgggtctaggttgatgatgagtaggactaggatagccatacaacttaaagcagaatggttttatgtgggCAAATTTTCCACAATAATGACATCTCTATCTatggtgttttcctttatgttgtctttccttgtgatgttgagacacctgatgtgacatctttggtttgctaccagtgtgactacactcaggagtggattcattgaacccaaggccagacttgtctcctgccatctttccagtctggagtattttgtctaaggtgtcagatccagtgtttagcattctgacatactttgtcatctcatccagtttggagttcaggaacacgacttcgatcttcaacttagaaatggtttctaagtgttcaTGTCACACCCTTCTCAAATACCCCAATAATTATTTAAAACAACAAAATAcaaatcagagtagatatgcaatttaagggtgtcacacttgacacttcacaccattcaccaaaatagtttgtcatgctcatttattaatcaaaataaaatattgcacaattcgcagcggatatgcaaaccatgtaacacattacatgtaaaattgtccaacaacaaaatgaaaacaagtaaaacatctcgtcccgatgttacatataccagagcatgacccactaaggaactacactagactccaagcactagcttctactcaatcactgctcgttacctgaaatatagttgtaagggtgagttcctcaatcgatataataagcattataaaatatcatgtaatgttaagtaaattaacacattcatcaccctaatcatatcacacattcagcaacggccacatcaaatcataatcataatcatactcactccaacacaaaacacacgtataatattggaatacatccattcatattatacgccatacacacattatgcaatgagactccatgcctgcggtaccgactattcgtgaacacatagttcaacctcaccgatcaaacccagatacggctaccaagctcactagtcccactcatttgagacctagtgactcactcactaatgcctcaccatgggaattagctaccaccataaaggccatgctatgcacgctaaatcacctagcatgcaacatcaacaacaatccacaatggacatatgctcacactctaagccataaacagtccatccacaattgcatacataatagatatattcacagcattatgcataccatcatacattcatcagcatatttatcacataatcatatcatgtcatgccaaataataaatcacagtattagcacactctactaatacttatacagctcaaaacaacgggaaatgatccatactatatcatacatcagctaaattacatcactcaactgaaacgaccaaaaactgcacaacaacagctcagaaaaatcccacttctgcccatacgcgtatgcctcatgcccatacgcgtatggcccatttcctagccaacccatacgcgtatttcctgtctcatacgcgtatccTACGTGTACCacctctcccatacgcgtactaacagagacaaaactatgttagaatcatcatcttcttcatccatacgcgtatggcctcaccccatacgcgtaccactcacaggctacgcgtaatacacgcgtatggcgcgtatcagcgccaATCTCCTCCCCTCcaagccatctcatacgcgtatggcctagtgtcatacgcgtatgaccagaaccaaaatttcagatctgcgatgggtttttctctgctacgagatttctcaatcccaaccttccacagtccaatttttacacaacattcgttcatattatctaatacagatcatacccattcaatttcatAATTTCTAACCTcattacatctaattcctacgaattttcttcaattataacccatatctcattcatccataagttcaccattttcagcatgcatcatcctaattagagtcgattcaatggtttattactacccattacgtgttaacccataatacccattaaacgacgataaaccccccttacctgagttaaaTCCGGCAAAGTCCTTcaacttcaagcttttcccttcttcaaccctttttctcttgctcttcctttttgcccttttctccacttttgagtcgcttctctgcttttcacgtgaaaaaccctttttaccagATGGAAttctttatatatattccaactttattattccaataataataatccaattatttaattaaattaataaatatactattaacttaaattaaataattatcatatttttatcggggtgttacaactctcccccactaaaagagttttcgtcctcgaaaacatacctcaagcgaataactctggataagactccctcatctgactctcaagttcccaagtcacattgccacctgctggtcctccccaagctacatttaccaaagcaatctctttaccccgcaactgcttcaactctcgatcctcgatcctcataggtgatgtttcaacagtcaggttatctctcacctgtacatcatctacttggaccacatgcgacggatcaggaatgtacctcctcaactgagacacatgaaaaacctcatgcaaattagcaagtgacggcggtaaagcgatacgataggctacctcccctatcctctctaaaatctgataaggaccaataaatcgaggtgtcaacttcttcgacttcaaagctcgaccaaccccagttatcggagtaacacgaagaaacacatgatctccctcttgaaactcaagtgacttcctcctcttgtcgtgataactcttctgacgactctgagcaatcctcatcttctcctgaatcatcttaatcttttccgtagtttgttgaacaatctccggtccaaccacaacactctcaccggactcataccaacataaaggtgtccgacatctcctaccatacaaagcttcaaacggtgccataccaatgctcgaatgaaaactattgttgtaggtaaactcaatcaaaggtaaataacaatcccaagcacctcccttttccaaaacacaagccctcaaaagatcctccagtgacagaatcgtcctctcagtctgaccatcagtctgcggatgatatgcaaaactcaatctcagcttagttcccaaagccctctgtaaaccttcccagaacttcgaggtaaatctaggatctctgtccgaaacaatactcgacggaataccatgcaaacttacaattttctcaatatacaactcagctaatctttctaacggataatccattctgatcggaatgaaatgagccgattttgtcaatctgtcaacaatcacccaaatagcttcaaaattcttaattgtcctcggtaaaccagaaacaaaatccatactgatactatcccacttccactctggaacagccaacggttgcattagcccagacggcttctgatgctcaatctttgacttctgacaagtcaaacaagaataaacaaaactcgcaatttctcttttcattcccggccaccaaaataactttttcaaatcatgatacatcttcgtagccccaggatgaatactcaggccactacgatgtccttcctcaagaatactcttcttaagttcggtaacatccggaatacacacccgattaccaaatttcaaaacaccattctcatcaactctgaattcaccaccttgaccttgattcactagagtcaacttatcaaccaaaagcacatcggatttctgaccctctctaatcttatccaaaataccactcgttaacttcaacattcccaatttaacactattgtgagtactctcacacatcaaactcaagtctctaaactgctcaattaaatccaattccttaaccattaacatagacatatgcaatgatttccgactcaatgcatcagccactacgtttgctttacccggatggtaattcaaaccaaagtcataatccttcagagactctaaccatctcctctgtctcatattcagctctttctgatcaaacaaatactttaaacttttatggtcactgaaaacctcaaatcttgacccgtacaagtagtgcctccataacttcagaacaaataccacagatgccaactctaaatcgtgtgtcggatagttcctctcatgaaccttcagttgtctcgaagcataagctacaacctgcttattctgcatcaaaacaccacccaaacccaatagtgaagcatcacagtaaacctcaaatggttccgacggacttggtaatatcagaataggagcggtagttaaccttctctttaactcttgaaaaccttcttcacattttgagtcccaaacaaacgcttgcccctttctagtcaacatcgtcaacggtaacgccaacttagaaaatccctcaatgaacttcctataataacctgcaagtccaagaaaactccttatctcaaaaactgacttcggagcttcccacttagataccgcttctatcttagaaggatcaacagcaacaccacctcttgagaccacatgaccaagaaaactaacctcttctaaccaaaattcacacttagacagtttagcaaacaacttcttatctcgtagaactcctaaaaccactctcaaatgttcagcatgctcttctttagatttcgaatacaccaaaatatcgtcaataaacaccacaacaaacttgtctaggtacggatggaaaatcctattcatatactccataaataccccaggcgcattagtcacaccaaaaggcattacagaatactcataatgtccataccttgttctgaaagcagtcttctgaatatcctcagttttcacacgtatctgatgataccccgatctcaaatctattttgctgaacacactcgcaccaaccaactgatccatcaaatcttcaatcctcggcaaaggataccgattcttgatcgtcactttattcagttgcctgtagtccacacacaacctcatagtaccttctttcttcttaaccaataacactggtgcgccacacggtgacacactcggacgaataaatttcttatccaacagatcttccagctgactcttcaattcagttaactcaacagcagacatacggtacggagtcatcgatatcggcctagtaccaggtaccaaatcaatcgagaactcaacttcatgctctggcggtaattcattcacttcttcaggaaacacatcaggaaaa from Lathyrus oleraceus cultivar Zhongwan6 chromosome 1, CAAS_Psat_ZW6_1.0, whole genome shotgun sequence includes:
- the LOC127099924 gene encoding uncharacterized protein LOC127099924; its protein translation is MSQQQTSSSSKTTKPTHKDSTPSMEFLDDEILDVVPLSVIPGKALDSNHPMDASASACPTQGYSVKGVSTHLSRMYPSPEVEPNSEKDEDSSRSEKDMAAEGLCSLGKTVSGKKFVASTTANASHSEKHDSANNPNVDKRMKTRKGRSVAEMMSAKTAKKTVGVGPSKSWSKVDVKKRNMREVSESDEDVKEDVPDISPVKRTTVRKSLVEVAVVHLDNISFHLEDGAAKWKFVIQRRVDVDRELGKDVVEVKEVMELLRMLD